One Fundidesulfovibrio soli genomic region harbors:
- a CDS encoding aminotransferase class III-fold pyridoxal phosphate-dependent enzyme — protein MNTGQKLWQEAKRIIPGGNQLLSKRAERFLPGLWPAYYDRAKGCEVWDLDGNHYYDFAQMGVGACVLGYADDDVNAAVIEAVNKGSMCTLNAPEEVALAKRLIGLHPWAEQARFARTGGEACAVAVRIGRAATGKGRVAFCGYHGWHDWYLAANIGDESNLDGQLLPGLSPTGLFRGLKESNLPFNYNRLDELEALTKRHDDIGVIIMEPQRGNAPAPGFLEGVRAIADRIGAVLIFDEVTSGFRVNMGGIHLTYGVEPDIAVFGKALGNGYPIAAIIGRRKAMDAAQSSFISSTMWTERVGYTAALATLEKMERLNVPARLTELGLRLNAGWERIAAETGVGVHIDGIPPLTHIGFTCPEAPAAQTFYTQQMLEKGYLLGAAVYMTNAYDEAIIDRFVADSATVFAELRAAQQDGSLEKRLKGGVIQAGFKRLT, from the coding sequence ATGAACACAGGACAGAAACTCTGGCAGGAAGCCAAGCGGATCATCCCCGGGGGCAACCAGCTGCTCTCCAAGCGCGCGGAGCGCTTCCTCCCCGGGCTGTGGCCCGCCTACTACGACCGGGCCAAGGGCTGCGAAGTCTGGGACCTGGACGGCAACCACTACTACGACTTCGCCCAGATGGGCGTGGGCGCCTGCGTGCTGGGCTACGCCGACGACGACGTGAACGCCGCCGTGATCGAGGCCGTGAACAAGGGCAGCATGTGCACCCTGAACGCCCCGGAGGAAGTGGCCCTGGCCAAGCGGCTCATCGGGCTGCACCCCTGGGCCGAGCAGGCGCGCTTCGCCCGCACCGGCGGCGAGGCCTGCGCCGTGGCCGTGCGCATCGGGCGCGCCGCCACGGGCAAGGGCCGCGTGGCCTTCTGCGGCTACCACGGCTGGCACGACTGGTACCTGGCCGCCAACATCGGCGACGAGAGCAACCTGGACGGCCAGCTGCTGCCCGGCCTCTCCCCCACGGGCCTGTTCCGGGGCCTGAAGGAGAGCAACCTCCCCTTCAACTACAACCGCCTGGACGAGCTGGAAGCCCTGACCAAGCGCCACGACGACATCGGCGTGATCATCATGGAGCCCCAGCGCGGCAACGCCCCGGCCCCCGGCTTCCTGGAGGGCGTGCGGGCCATCGCAGACCGCATCGGCGCGGTGCTCATCTTCGACGAGGTGACGTCGGGCTTTCGCGTGAACATGGGCGGCATCCACCTGACCTACGGGGTGGAGCCGGACATCGCCGTGTTCGGCAAGGCCCTGGGCAACGGCTACCCCATCGCGGCCATCATCGGCAGGCGCAAGGCCATGGACGCGGCCCAGTCCAGCTTCATCAGCTCCACCATGTGGACGGAGCGCGTGGGCTACACCGCCGCCCTGGCCACCCTGGAGAAGATGGAGCGCCTGAACGTGCCCGCACGGCTGACGGAGTTGGGCCTGCGGCTCAACGCCGGGTGGGAGCGCATCGCCGCCGAGACGGGCGTGGGTGTGCACATCGACGGCATCCCGCCGCTGACGCACATTGGGTTCACCTGCCCGGAAGCTCCGGCGGCGCAGACCTTCTACACCCAGCAGATGCTTGAGAAGGGCTACCTGCTGGGCGCGGCGGTCTACATGACCAACGCCTACGACGAGGCCATCATCGACCGCTTCGTGGCGGATTCGGCCACGGTGTTCGCGGAGCTTCGCGCCGCACAGCAGGATGGCAGCCTGGAGAAGCGCCTCAAGGGCGGGGTGATCCAGGCCGGGTTCAAGCGGCTGACGTAA
- a CDS encoding oxidoreductase — MMLKDKTVVVLGGAGLLGRRIVAAVLAEGGKAAIADFDLARAEAVATEFPAGDVSCHQVDMTSATSLDECIAQVTDLRGRIDALVCTAYPRNKNYGRKLEDVTYADFSENVSLHLGGYFLAAQRFSLAFTAQGGGNVVFLSSIYGVMAPRFEIYDGTPMTMPVEYAAIKAALQHLAKYFAKYFRGNGIRYNCLSPGGILDAQPEAFLAAYNRHGMSKGMLDPDDIMGTIVYLLSDASAYVNGQNIVVDDGWTL, encoded by the coding sequence ATGATGCTCAAGGACAAGACCGTGGTGGTGCTGGGCGGCGCGGGCCTTCTGGGCCGCAGGATCGTCGCGGCCGTGCTGGCCGAAGGCGGCAAAGCGGCCATCGCCGACTTCGACCTGGCCCGGGCCGAGGCCGTCGCGACGGAATTCCCGGCCGGGGACGTCTCCTGCCATCAGGTGGACATGACCAGCGCCACCTCCCTGGACGAGTGCATCGCCCAGGTCACGGACCTGCGCGGGCGCATCGACGCCCTGGTCTGCACAGCCTACCCCCGCAACAAGAACTACGGCCGCAAGCTGGAGGACGTGACCTACGCCGACTTCAGCGAGAACGTCTCCCTGCACCTGGGGGGCTACTTCCTGGCGGCGCAGCGCTTCAGCCTGGCCTTCACCGCCCAGGGCGGGGGCAACGTGGTGTTCCTCTCCTCGATTTACGGGGTGATGGCCCCGCGCTTCGAGATCTACGACGGAACGCCCATGACCATGCCCGTGGAGTACGCGGCCATCAAGGCGGCGCTCCAGCACTTGGCCAAATACTTCGCCAAATATTTCAGGGGCAACGGCATACGCTACAACTGCCTGAGCCCCGGCGGCATCCTGGACGCCCAGCCCGAGGCCTTCCTGGCGGCCTACAACCGCCACGGCATGAGCAAGGGCATGCTCGACCCCGATGACATCATGGGCACTATCGTATACCTGCTGTCCGATGCCTCGGCCTACGTGAACGGGCAGAACATCGTGGTGGACGACGGCTGGACCCTCTAG
- a CDS encoding NAD-dependent 4,6-dehydratase LegB — MQLAGKKILVTGADGFIGSHLTERLVRMGCDVRAFVLYNSFNSWGWLDSSPAEIRRSLDVFAGDIRDPNGVRTAMRGCDVVLHLAALIAIPYSYHSPDTYVDTNVKGTLNVVQAARDLGVSRVVHTSTSEVYGTARFVPITEEHPLQGQSPYSASKIGADQIALSFYSSFETPVSVIRPFNTYGPRQSARAVIPTVITQIAGGSRVIKLGALHPTRDFNYVADTVGGFVAVAEADAAVGEVVNVGSNFEVSIGDTVRLIAEVMGADVEVLCDQERLRPAKSEVERLWADNAKALRLAGWQPEYGGLEGFRRGLAETAAWFTDPENLRLYKADRYNI; from the coding sequence ATGCAGCTTGCGGGCAAGAAAATCCTGGTCACCGGGGCCGACGGCTTCATCGGCTCGCACCTCACCGAGCGCCTGGTGCGCATGGGCTGCGACGTGCGGGCCTTCGTGCTCTACAACTCCTTCAACTCCTGGGGCTGGCTGGATTCCTCGCCCGCCGAGATCCGCAGGAGCCTGGACGTGTTCGCGGGCGACATCCGCGACCCCAACGGCGTGCGCACCGCCATGCGCGGCTGCGACGTGGTGCTGCACCTGGCCGCGCTCATCGCCATCCCCTATTCCTACCACTCGCCCGACACCTACGTGGACACCAACGTGAAGGGCACGCTCAACGTGGTCCAGGCCGCGCGGGACCTGGGCGTCTCCCGCGTGGTGCACACCTCCACCAGCGAGGTGTACGGCACGGCCCGCTTCGTGCCCATCACCGAGGAGCACCCTTTGCAGGGGCAGTCGCCCTATTCCGCCTCCAAGATCGGGGCGGACCAGATCGCGCTGTCGTTCTACTCCTCCTTCGAGACGCCGGTGAGCGTGATCCGGCCCTTCAACACCTACGGCCCGCGCCAGTCGGCCAGGGCCGTGATCCCCACGGTCATCACCCAGATCGCGGGCGGCAGCCGCGTGATCAAGCTGGGCGCGCTGCATCCCACCAGGGACTTCAACTACGTGGCCGACACCGTGGGCGGGTTCGTGGCCGTGGCAGAAGCGGACGCGGCCGTGGGCGAGGTGGTCAACGTGGGCTCCAATTTCGAGGTCTCCATCGGGGACACGGTGCGCCTGATCGCCGAGGTCATGGGCGCGGACGTGGAGGTGCTCTGCGACCAGGAGCGCCTGCGCCCGGCCAAGAGCGAGGTGGAGCGCCTCTGGGCGGACAACGCCAAGGCCCTGCGCCTGGCGGGCTGGCAGCCGGAGTACGGCGGGCTGGAGGGCTTCCGGCGCGGCCTGGCCGAAACGGCCGCCTGGTTCACCGACCCGGAGAACCTGCGGCTCTACAAGGCGGACAGGTATAATATCTAG
- a CDS encoding LegC family aminotransferase, which translates to MSTFEQIVRIVRAAHRAPEGFVPLHAPVFGGNEGAYVQETIDSTFVSSVGAFVDRFEAMLREITSAACAVATVNGTAALHAALRLAGVEQGELVLTQTLSFAATCNAVAYCGASPAFVDVDADTLGLSPDALRDFLETNCESANGQVREKASGRRVAACVPMHTFGHPCRIEAIADICAAWGIPLVEDAAESLGSASGGRHTGIFGLLGTLSFNGNKIVTCGGGGAILTNDETLGRRAKHITTTAKVPHRWLYRHDELGFNYRLPNLNAALGCAQLERLPRFLADKRALAAEYATAFKGLPLAFVDAREGTTPNFWLNALLLESRDQRDAFLEFSNDAGVMTRPVWEPLHTLPMYAQAPRGPLDISLDIADRLVNIPSSFRNITP; encoded by the coding sequence ATGAGCACCTTCGAACAGATCGTCCGCATCGTCCGGGCCGCGCACCGCGCCCCGGAGGGCTTCGTCCCCCTGCACGCCCCGGTTTTCGGGGGCAACGAGGGGGCCTACGTGCAGGAGACCATCGACTCCACCTTCGTCTCCTCCGTGGGGGCCTTCGTGGACCGCTTCGAGGCCATGCTGCGCGAGATCACCAGTGCGGCCTGCGCCGTGGCCACGGTCAACGGCACGGCGGCCCTGCACGCGGCCCTGCGCCTGGCGGGCGTGGAGCAGGGCGAACTGGTGCTCACCCAGACGCTCAGCTTCGCGGCCACCTGCAACGCCGTAGCCTACTGCGGGGCCTCTCCGGCCTTCGTGGACGTGGATGCCGACACCCTGGGCCTCTCCCCCGACGCCCTGCGGGATTTCCTGGAAACCAACTGCGAAAGCGCAAACGGCCAGGTGCGCGAGAAGGCCAGCGGGCGGCGCGTGGCGGCCTGCGTGCCCATGCACACCTTCGGCCACCCCTGCCGCATCGAGGCCATCGCCGACATCTGCGCCGCCTGGGGCATCCCCCTGGTGGAGGACGCGGCCGAGTCCCTGGGCTCCGCCTCGGGCGGACGCCACACGGGCATCTTCGGGCTCCTGGGCACCCTCAGCTTCAACGGCAACAAGATCGTCACCTGCGGGGGCGGCGGGGCCATCCTGACCAACGACGAGACCCTGGGACGCCGCGCCAAGCACATCACCACCACGGCCAAGGTGCCGCACCGCTGGCTCTACCGCCACGACGAGCTGGGCTTCAACTACCGCCTGCCCAACCTGAACGCAGCCCTGGGCTGCGCGCAGCTGGAGCGCCTGCCCCGCTTCCTGGCGGACAAGCGCGCCCTGGCCGCCGAGTACGCCACAGCCTTCAAGGGCCTGCCCCTGGCCTTCGTGGACGCCCGGGAGGGCACCACGCCCAACTTCTGGCTCAACGCCCTGCTTCTGGAAAGCCGGGACCAGCGCGACGCCTTCCTGGAATTCTCCAATGATGCCGGAGTTATGACGCGCCCCGTCTGGGAGCCGCTGCACACCCTGCCCATGTACGCCCAGGCCCCGCGCGGCCCCTTGGACATTTCCCTGGACATCGCGGACAGGCTGGTGAACATTCCGAGCAGTTTCCGCAACATAACACCCTAG
- a CDS encoding acetyltransferase, with translation MTPDPEAILLVGGGGHCRSVIDVLEAAGRRIAGVVERPGSGVSEVLGHPVLGTDEDLPALARLYRFALITVGQLESPQPRMRLAALLKELGFSFPAVASPLARVSPHASLGQGTVVHHFAVVNAGARVGAHCILNTRALVEHDAAVGDFCHVSTGAVLNGGTSVGEGCFIGSGAICRDNISIGAGCFVAMGVRVLAPLAPGARLTPGNIRGNT, from the coding sequence ATGACCCCCGACCCGGAAGCCATCCTGCTCGTAGGCGGCGGCGGCCACTGCCGCTCCGTCATCGACGTGCTGGAGGCGGCCGGCCGCAGGATCGCTGGCGTGGTGGAGCGCCCTGGCAGCGGCGTCAGTGAGGTGCTCGGGCACCCTGTGCTGGGCACCGACGAGGACCTGCCCGCCCTGGCCCGCCTCTACCGCTTCGCGCTCATCACCGTGGGCCAGCTTGAGAGCCCGCAGCCGCGCATGCGCCTGGCCGCGCTCCTCAAGGAGCTGGGCTTCTCCTTCCCCGCCGTGGCCTCGCCCCTGGCGCGGGTCTCGCCCCACGCCAGCCTGGGCCAAGGCACTGTCGTGCACCACTTCGCGGTGGTCAACGCCGGGGCGCGCGTGGGCGCGCACTGCATCCTGAACACGCGCGCCCTCGTGGAGCACGACGCCGCAGTGGGCGACTTCTGCCACGTCTCCACCGGCGCGGTGCTCAACGGCGGGACGTCCGTTGGCGAGGGGTGCTTCATCGGCAGCGGCGCCATCTGCCGCGACAACATTTCCATCGGCGCGGGCTGCTTCGTGGCCATGGGCGTGCGCGTGCTCGCACCCCTGGCCCCTGGGGCGCGGCTCACGCCCGGCAACATCCGGGGGAACACATGA
- the neuB gene encoding N-acetylneuraminate synthase, whose protein sequence is MSQGSASRRPVLVIAEAGVNHNGDMARALDMVDAAAEAGADIIKFQTFKAERLAAASAPKAAYQKERTGSGESQLEMLRKLELDVAAHETLIERCTMRGVAFLSSPFDLESVDLLRRLGSPIFKVPSGEITNLPYLRAVADAGLPVLLSTGMADLGDIEAALAVFEAKGVELSCITVLHCTTQYPTPMDEVNLRAMNTIAAAFPGVNVGYSDHTKGIEVPIAAVALGATVIEKHFTLDRFLPGPDHAASLEPRELAAMVRAIRNIELALGDGRKRPTASELPNRAVARKSIVAARAIAAGEIFTDENLTAKRPGTGLSPMRWDAVLGRTAARDYQPDEQIELP, encoded by the coding sequence ATGAGCCAAGGCAGCGCATCCCGGCGCCCCGTGCTGGTCATCGCCGAGGCCGGGGTCAACCACAACGGGGACATGGCCCGCGCGCTGGACATGGTGGACGCCGCCGCCGAGGCCGGGGCGGACATCATCAAGTTCCAGACCTTCAAGGCCGAGCGCCTGGCCGCCGCCTCCGCCCCCAAGGCCGCCTACCAGAAGGAGCGCACCGGCTCCGGGGAATCCCAACTGGAGATGCTCAGGAAGCTGGAGCTGGACGTGGCCGCCCACGAGACCCTGATCGAGCGCTGCACCATGCGCGGGGTGGCCTTCCTCTCCTCCCCGTTCGACCTGGAGAGCGTGGACCTGCTGCGCCGCCTGGGCTCGCCCATCTTCAAGGTGCCCTCGGGCGAGATCACCAACCTGCCCTACCTGCGGGCCGTCGCGGACGCCGGGCTGCCGGTGCTGCTCTCCACGGGCATGGCGGACCTGGGCGACATCGAAGCCGCCCTGGCCGTGTTCGAGGCCAAGGGCGTGGAACTATCGTGCATCACGGTGCTGCACTGCACCACCCAGTACCCCACGCCCATGGACGAGGTGAACCTGCGGGCCATGAACACCATCGCGGCCGCCTTCCCCGGTGTGAACGTGGGCTACTCCGACCATACGAAAGGCATCGAGGTGCCCATCGCGGCCGTGGCCCTGGGCGCGACAGTGATCGAAAAGCACTTCACCCTGGACAGGTTCCTGCCCGGCCCGGACCACGCCGCCAGCCTGGAGCCCCGGGAGCTCGCGGCCATGGTGCGCGCCATCCGCAACATCGAGCTGGCCCTGGGCGACGGGCGCAAGCGCCCCACCGCCTCGGAGCTGCCCAACCGCGCCGTGGCCCGCAAGAGCATCGTGGCCGCCAGGGCCATCGCGGCGGGCGAAATCTTCACCGACGAGAACCTGACCGCCAAGCGGCCCGGCACGGGCCTTTCCCCCATGCGCTGGGATGCGGTGCTGGGGCGCACTGCCGCCAGAGACTACCAACCCGACGAACAGATCGAGCTGCCGTGA
- the neuC gene encoding UDP-N-acetylglucosamine 2-epimerase — translation MKAAKHSVCVFTGTRADYGLLKPLLEALRADPDCALRLLVSGSHLSAEHGMTVSEIRADGFEPDECVEMLGDADSPEAVCAGMGRALAGYGPALGRLAPDLLVVLGDRYEALCAAAAAVVMGVPVAHIAGGELTYGATDDAFRHAITKLSRLHFVSAEPYRKRVIQMGENPDTVFTVGDPGLDGLRPESLLTRAEVAKALDIGEEQPFLLVTFHPVTQEGHSSAAQCEALLDALEAFPELAIVFTGVNADAHGREHARLIAERVAAHPSNWRLFASLGRLRYLSAMRCCQAVVGNSSSGLLESPSMGVPAVDIGNRQLGRIRPDNVTHCEPERGLIAQAVRRALSPEFRNLARNVQNPYHREGGVALMLAAMKAWLAGPRGFKTFHDL, via the coding sequence GTGAAAGCCGCCAAGCACTCCGTCTGCGTCTTCACCGGCACCCGGGCCGACTACGGGCTTCTGAAGCCCCTGCTGGAGGCCCTGCGCGCCGACCCGGACTGCGCCCTGCGCCTGCTGGTCAGCGGCAGCCACCTCTCCGCCGAGCACGGCATGACCGTCTCCGAGATCCGCGCCGACGGCTTCGAACCCGACGAATGCGTGGAGATGCTTGGTGACGCCGACAGCCCGGAGGCCGTGTGCGCGGGCATGGGCCGGGCCCTGGCGGGCTACGGCCCGGCGCTCGGCCGCCTGGCCCCGGACCTGCTGGTGGTGTTGGGCGACCGCTATGAGGCGCTCTGCGCCGCTGCCGCCGCAGTGGTCATGGGCGTGCCCGTGGCGCACATCGCCGGAGGCGAGCTGACCTACGGGGCCACGGACGACGCCTTCCGCCACGCCATCACCAAGCTCTCCCGCCTGCACTTCGTCAGCGCCGAGCCCTACCGTAAGCGCGTGATCCAGATGGGCGAAAACCCGGACACGGTGTTCACCGTGGGCGACCCGGGCCTGGACGGCCTGCGCCCCGAAAGCCTGCTCACCCGCGCCGAGGTGGCCAAGGCCCTGGACATAGGGGAGGAGCAACCCTTCCTGCTGGTCACCTTCCACCCCGTCACCCAGGAGGGGCACAGCTCCGCCGCGCAGTGCGAGGCACTGCTGGACGCCCTGGAGGCTTTTCCGGAGCTGGCTATCGTGTTCACCGGGGTCAACGCCGACGCCCACGGCCGCGAACACGCCCGGCTCATCGCGGAGCGCGTGGCCGCGCATCCGTCCAACTGGCGGCTGTTCGCCTCGCTGGGGCGGCTGCGCTACCTCTCGGCCATGCGCTGCTGCCAGGCCGTTGTGGGCAACTCCTCCAGCGGCCTGTTGGAGTCGCCCTCCATGGGCGTGCCCGCCGTGGACATCGGCAACCGCCAGTTGGGTCGCATCCGGCCGGACAACGTGACACACTGCGAGCCGGAGCGGGGCCTGATCGCCCAGGCCGTGCGCCGGGCCCTGAGCCCCGAATTCCGTAATTTGGCCCGGAACGTGCAAAACCCGTATCACCGCGAGGGCGGCGTGGCCCTGATGCTGGCCGCCATGAAGGCCTGGCTCGCAGGCCCGCGCGGATTCAAGACTTTTCACGACCTGTGA
- a CDS encoding nucleotidyltransferase family protein gives MQPMMPEQDRTPFDWRALAIAPDLPFLEAIRKIESGAQQIALVVDGSGRLLGTVSDGDVRRAILSNIPLDSPVSRVMEGSPTTILKDEGRLAALLKMKEKLIRHIPVVDQTGHLIGLETLSDLLHLNLMPNSVLLMAGGLGTRLGDLTRDCPKPLLNVGPKPILEIILENFIEYGFKRFYISLNYKGEMIKEYFGDGSRWGVSIHYIWETQRLGTAGALSLLPEKPQHSLVVMNGDILTRVNFRHMLDFHEQQRAAATMAVKEYSFQVPYGVVRIKDGTRMISLDEKPVQSFFVSAGIYILRPELIELVPRGMPYDMPDLFQALLSQGDQPSVFPVHEYWLDIGQRPDFDRAHTDYYRVFDKSGN, from the coding sequence ATGCAGCCCATGATGCCCGAACAAGACAGAACCCCGTTCGACTGGCGCGCCCTGGCCATCGCCCCGGACCTGCCCTTCCTGGAGGCCATCCGCAAGATCGAGTCCGGCGCGCAGCAGATCGCCCTGGTGGTGGACGGCAGCGGCAGGCTCCTGGGCACCGTGTCCGACGGCGACGTGCGCCGGGCCATCCTCTCCAACATCCCGCTGGACAGCCCGGTGAGCCGCGTCATGGAGGGCTCGCCCACCACCATCCTCAAGGACGAGGGCCGCCTGGCCGCGCTGCTCAAGATGAAGGAGAAGCTTATCCGCCACATCCCCGTGGTGGACCAGACCGGCCATCTCATCGGCCTGGAGACGCTCTCCGACCTCCTGCACCTGAACCTGATGCCCAACTCCGTGCTGCTTATGGCCGGGGGGCTGGGCACCCGGCTGGGCGACCTCACCAGGGATTGCCCCAAGCCCCTGCTCAATGTCGGCCCCAAGCCCATCCTGGAGATCATCCTGGAGAACTTCATCGAGTACGGCTTCAAACGCTTCTACATCTCGCTCAACTACAAGGGCGAGATGATCAAGGAGTACTTCGGGGACGGCTCCCGCTGGGGCGTGAGCATCCACTACATCTGGGAGACGCAGCGCCTGGGCACCGCCGGGGCGCTCTCCCTGCTGCCGGAGAAGCCCCAGCACTCCCTGGTGGTCATGAACGGCGACATCCTGACACGCGTCAACTTCCGCCACATGCTCGACTTCCACGAGCAGCAGCGCGCCGCCGCCACCATGGCCGTGAAGGAGTACTCCTTCCAGGTGCCCTACGGCGTGGTGCGCATCAAGGACGGCACGCGCATGATCTCCCTGGACGAGAAGCCGGTGCAGAGCTTCTTCGTCAGCGCGGGCATCTACATTCTTCGCCCGGAGCTGATCGAGCTGGTGCCCCGGGGCATGCCCTACGACATGCCGGACCTGTTCCAGGCCCTGCTCTCCCAGGGGGACCAGCCCTCGGTGTTCCCGGTACATGAGTACTGGCTGGATATCGGCCAGCGCCCCGACTTCGACCGGGCCCACACAGACTACTACCGCGTGTTCGACAAGTCCGGGAACTAG
- a CDS encoding 6-hydroxymethylpterin diphosphokinase MptE-like protein: MFLTQQGGYHPRPGDRSLVVFLGTAPDKAVPRERRLWFPSANEAAFEAVRGLDPGLLRHGVTLVVGAEAYDRHPAWVDAVQKNLAWRYLKYVYLPQTSPSVPDELGVRAREDAPALLYREIALARNHPLHLRWPLCRALEGKGGAPLAWLFPSPSLPLVLPALEELKRTCLIGCISLSLGFCLENGVEPDFVLQLDTDFRYPHLLRPGRKLKNTWLVSLSGANISDSAGDYAGVFFMEAFNTTLLPDPYRLRESWTGCAIACLGLAECLGAPDVFLAGVDHSWPGEASAELYYTPGAKEQTPSQDDHPEAPLVCSHRLDADLLETNAVFPMADVNGRKVWTRFNYFGIAAELEDVARQIGRERGMRFHRLSDTGILDAAVFLPGGLQALAALPDLDREALRERIASAARAVPPVRAAELAQALGERLRDVETAASLAREAEERGQPVPELAGLAQSLRRTGELDRYFHLETESAMLAGLADTLRAWAEALRRALGVALAHARIQAGEPLPVLGLPGDAEACAQALAALYPTGRFAPVAAQVPFKGPSDSGIHGLYGLLEGAGVVVVSEALEREFGYALANVSARRLAPARLLLHSSEAAPATQEPNHASQQPIF; encoded by the coding sequence ATGTTCCTCACGCAGCAAGGCGGCTACCATCCCCGGCCGGGGGACCGCTCCCTGGTGGTCTTCCTGGGGACCGCGCCGGACAAGGCCGTGCCCCGCGAACGGCGGCTGTGGTTCCCAAGCGCCAATGAGGCCGCCTTCGAAGCGGTGCGCGGCCTGGACCCGGGCCTGCTGCGCCACGGCGTGACCCTGGTGGTGGGCGCCGAGGCCTATGACAGGCACCCGGCCTGGGTGGACGCCGTGCAGAAGAACCTGGCCTGGCGCTACCTCAAGTACGTCTACCTGCCCCAGACCAGCCCCTCCGTGCCCGACGAGCTGGGCGTGCGCGCCCGGGAGGACGCCCCGGCCCTGCTCTACCGGGAGATCGCCCTGGCCCGGAACCACCCCCTGCACCTGCGCTGGCCCTTGTGCCGCGCCCTGGAGGGCAAGGGCGGCGCGCCCCTGGCCTGGCTGTTCCCCTCGCCCAGCCTGCCCCTGGTGCTGCCCGCGCTGGAGGAACTCAAGCGCACCTGCCTCATCGGCTGCATCTCGCTCTCATTGGGATTTTGCCTGGAAAACGGCGTGGAGCCGGACTTCGTGCTCCAGTTGGACACCGATTTCCGCTACCCCCACCTGCTGCGCCCGGGCCGCAAGCTCAAGAACACCTGGCTGGTGAGCCTCTCCGGGGCCAACATCTCCGATTCCGCCGGGGACTACGCCGGTGTTTTCTTCATGGAGGCCTTCAACACCACGCTGCTGCCCGACCCCTACCGGCTGCGCGAATCCTGGACGGGCTGCGCCATCGCCTGCCTGGGCCTGGCCGAGTGCCTGGGCGCGCCGGACGTGTTCCTGGCCGGGGTGGACCACTCCTGGCCGGGCGAGGCCTCGGCGGAGCTGTACTACACGCCCGGGGCCAAAGAGCAGACGCCCTCCCAGGACGACCACCCGGAAGCGCCGCTGGTCTGCAGCCACCGGCTGGACGCCGACTTGCTGGAGACAAACGCCGTGTTCCCCATGGCGGACGTCAACGGCCGCAAGGTGTGGACTCGCTTCAACTATTTCGGCATCGCCGCCGAACTGGAGGACGTGGCCCGGCAGATCGGCCGGGAGCGCGGCATGCGCTTCCACCGCCTCTCGGACACGGGCATCCTGGACGCGGCAGTGTTCCTGCCCGGCGGCCTGCAGGCCCTGGCCGCCCTGCCTGACCTGGACCGCGAAGCTCTGCGGGAGCGCATCGCCTCGGCCGCCAGGGCCGTCCCACCCGTGCGGGCAGCGGAACTGGCGCAGGCCCTCGGCGAACGCCTGCGCGACGTGGAGACGGCCGCCAGCCTGGCCCGCGAGGCCGAGGAGCGCGGACAACCCGTGCCCGAGCTTGCCGGTCTGGCCCAGTCGCTTCGCCGAACCGGCGAGTTGGACAGATATTTCCACCTGGAGACCGAGTCCGCCATGTTGGCCGGGCTGGCGGACACCCTGCGCGCCTGGGCCGAGGCCCTGCGCCGGGCCTTGGGGGTCGCCCTGGCCCATGCCCGCATCCAGGCCGGGGAGCCGCTCCCGGTGCTGGGCCTGCCCGGTGACGCCGAGGCCTGCGCCCAAGCCCTGGCCGCGCTCTACCCCACTGGCCGCTTCGCGCCGGTGGCCGCCCAGGTGCCCTTCAAGGGGCCAAGCGATTCAGGAATCCACGGGCTCTACGGATTGCTCGAAGGCGCTGGGGTCGTGGTGGTCAGCGAGGCGCTGGAGCGCGAGTTCGGCTACGCGCTGGCCAACGTTTCCGCCCGCCGCCTGGCTCCGGCCCGGCTGCTGCTCCATTCATCCGAGGCCGCGCCGGCTACGCAGGAACCGAACCATGCCAGCCAGCAACCAATTTTTTGA